The following are encoded together in the Culex pipiens pallens isolate TS chromosome 1, TS_CPP_V2, whole genome shotgun sequence genome:
- the LOC120427213 gene encoding zinc finger protein 714-like encodes MAELKTDDSEVKEGNIGPEESTVIYKTIFIKEESELINGDLLADEDIKQEIIELGEYELNVPAVEPAQEATVSNESSVSKEPVIMLGKRLRHPRNMPYPRKECEHCGKTFAFQYNLAVHRVKKHGSTETPTKICLPPKTSLPPNLRCDQCGKLYRHKANLATHKAKVHGIGEAPPKSFVHTCKHCKKQLTSWKSLVEHLKFIHGEIIDPTQIALCPLCLKRFTTAEELSGHSCSRRNQGEMDLPFKCDLCGKAYSGQTGLYAHYSVHPEYHNFKCDQCPSGFFNKVRLTIHKKALHVSKDDYLECNICNVRYKSQRVLRRHQKLHAIRAYCCEFCGKSYETRERLGAHQYNKHAIQDAMPYKCSFPQCDKSFLYNCQLKSHEQCHMNKKSPLYAQRDPE; translated from the exons ATGGCAGAACTGAAAACAGATGATTCCGAAGTGAAAGAGGGAAATATCGGTCCAGAGGAGAGTACAGTGATCTACAAAACGATATTCATTAAGGAAGAATCC GAGCTAATAAATGGTGATCTTTTAGCAGACGAAGATATTAAGCAAGAAATCATAGAGTTGGGAGAGTACGAACTGAACGTTCCCGCCGTTGAACCAGCGCAAGAGGCCACCGTGTCAAATGAATCTTCAGTGTCCAAGGAACCCGTAATAATGTTGGGAAAACGGCTGAGGCATCCTAGGAATATGCCGTACCCTAGGAAGGAATGCGAGCATTGTGGCAAAACGTTCGCCTTCCAATACAATCTGGCCGTGCACCGGGTCAAGAAACACGGAAGTACGGAAACGCCTACGAAAATTTGTTTACCACCCAAGACATCGTTGCCGCCAAACCTCCGCTGCGACCAGTGTGGCAAATTGTACCGTCATAAGGCTAATCTCGCGACTCACAAGGCTAAAGTTCACGGCATTGGAGAAGCTCCACCAAAAAGCTTTGTTCACACCTGCAAGCACTGTAAAAAGCAGCTAACATCGTGGAAATCTTTGGTCGAACACCTGAAGTTCATTCACGGAGAAATCATCGACCCGACGCAGATTGCTCTATGTCCATTGTGCCTCAAGAGATTTACTACGGCCGAGGAATTGTCGGGGCATTCCTGCAGCAGGAGAAATCAAGGGGAAATGGATCTTCCTTTCAAGTGCGACTTGTGCGGTAAAGCTTATTCCGGCCAAACAGGATTGTATGCCCATTATTCCGTTCATCCGGAATACCACAACTTTAAATGCGATCAATGCCCGAGCGGATTCTTCAACAAAGTGCGACTTACCATTCACAAAAAGGCATTACACGTATCAAAAGACGATTACCTTGAGTGTAACATCTGTAACGTGCGCTACAAAAGCCAACGTGTCTTGAGACGACACCAGAAACTTCACGCCATTCGTGCATACTGTTGTGAATTTTGTGGCAAAAGCTACGAAACTCGTGAAAGACTCGGAGCGCATCAATACAATAAACACGCGATTCAGGACGCGATGCCATACAAATGCTCCTTTCCTCAGTGTGATAAAAGCTTCCTCTACAACTGCCAGCTCAAATCGCACGAGCAATGCCACATGAATAAGAAGAGTCCGCTGTACGCACAGCGGGATCCTGAATGA
- the LOC120427214 gene encoding zinc finger protein 624-like: MAELKTDDSEVKEGNIGPEESTVIYKTIFIQEESELINGDLLADEDIKQEIIELGEYELNVPAVEPAQEATVSNESSVSKEPVIMLEKRLRHPRNMPYPRKECEHCGKTFAFQYNLAVHRVKEHGSTETPTKICLPPKTSLPPNLRCDQCGKLYHHKANLAKHKAKVHGIGEAPPKSFVHTCKHCKKQLTSWKSLVEHLKFIHGEIIDPTQIALCPLCLKRFTTAEELSGHSCSRRNQGEMDLPFKCDLCDKAYSGQTSLYAHYSVHPEYHNFKCDQCPSGFFNKTRLNIHKKALHVSKDDYLECNICNMRYKNQQVLRYHQKLHAIRAYCCEFCGKSFETRERLRAHQYNKHAIQDALPYKCSFPKCDKSFLYNCQLKSHEQCHMNKKSPLYVQRDPE; the protein is encoded by the exons ATGGCAGAACTGAAAACAGATGATTCCGAAGTGAAAGAGGGAAATATCGGTCCGGAGGAGAGTACAGTGATCTACAAAACGATATTCATACAGGAAGAATCC GAGCTAATAAATGGTGATCTTTTAGCAGACGAAGATATTAAGCAAGAAATCATAGAGTTGGGAGAGTACGAACTGAATGTTCCCGCCGTTGAACCAGCGCAAGAGGCCACCGTGTCAAATGAATCTTCAGTGTCCAAGGAACCCGTAATAATGTTGGAAAAACGGCTGAGACATCCTAGGAATATGCCGTACCCAAGGAAGGAATGCGAGCATTGTGGTAAAACGTTCGCCTTCCAATACAATCTGGCCGTGCACCGGGTCAAGGAACACGGAAGTACGGAAACACCTACGAAAATTTGTTTACCACCAAAGACTTCGTTGCCGCCAAACCTCCGCTGCGACCAGTGTGGTAAATTGTACCATCATAAGGCTAATCTCGCGAAACACAAAGCTAAAGTTCACGGCATTGGAGAAGCCCCACCAAAAAGTTTTGTTCACACCTGCAAGCACTGTAAAAAGCAGCTAACATCGTGGAAATCTTTGGTCGAACACCTGAAGTTCATTCACGGAGAAATCATCGACCCGACGCAGATTGCTCTATGTCCATTGTGCCTCAAGAGATTTACTACGGCCGAGGAATTGTCGGGGCATTCTTGCAGCAGGAGAAATCAAGGGGAAATGGATCTTCCATTCAAGTGCGACTTGTGCGATAAAGCTTATTCCGGCCAAACAAGTTTGTATGCCCATTATTCCGTTCATCCGGAATACCACAACTTTAAATGCGATCAATGCCCGAGCGGATTCTTCAACAAAACGCGACTCAACATCCACAAAAAGGCATTACACGTATCAAAAGACGATTACCTTGAGTGTAACATCTGTAACATGCGCTACAAAAACCAACAAGTATTGAGATATCACCAGAAACTTCACGCCATTCGTGCATACTGTTGTGAATTTTGTGGCAAAAGCTTCGAGACTCGTGAAAGACTCCGAGCGCATCAATACAATAAACACGCGATTCAGGACGCGCTGCCATACAAATGCTCCTTTCCTAAGTGTGATAAAAGCTTCCTCTACAACTGCCAGCTCAAATCGCACGAGCAATGCCACATGAATAAGAAGAGTCCGCTGTATGTACAGCGGGATCCTGAATGA
- the LOC128092301 gene encoding zinc finger protein 429-like, giving the protein MTELKSDNSVVKEGNIGPEESTVIYKTIFIKEESEPINGDLLADEDIKQEIIELGEYELNVPAVEPAPEATVSSEALVSKEPVIMLGKRLRHPKNMPYPRKECEHCGKTFAFQYNLAVHRVKEHGSTETPTKICLPPKTSLPPNLRCDQCGKLYRHKANLATHKAKVHGIGEAPPKSSVHTCKHCKKQVTSWKSLVEHLKFIHGEIIDPTQIALCPLCLKRFTTAEELSGHSCSRRNQGEMDLPFKCDLCDKAYYDQNGLYSHFSVHPEYHNFKCDQCPSGFFNKVRLTIHKKALHVSKDDYLECNICNMRYKSQRVLRRHQKLHAIRAYCCEFCGKSYETRERLGAHQYNKHAIQDAMPYKCSFPQCDKSFLYNCQLKSHEQCHMHKKSPLYAQRDPE; this is encoded by the exons ATGACAGAACTGAAATCAGATAATTCTGTAGTGAAAGAGGGAAATATCGGTCCGGAGGAGAGTACAGTGATCTACAAAACGATATTCATTAAGGAAGAATCC GAGCCAATAAATGGTGATCTTTTAGCAGACGAAGATATTAAGCAAGAAATCATAGAGTTGGGAGAGTACGAACTGAATGTTCCCGCCGTTGAACCAGCCCCAGAGGCCACCGTGTCTAGTGAAGCCCTGGTTTCCAAGGAACCCGTAATAATGTTGGGAAAACGGCTGAGGCATCCTAAGAATATGCCGTACCCCAGGAAGGAATGCGAGCATTGTGGTAAAACGTTCGCCTTCCAATACAATCTAGCCGTGCACCGGGTCAAGGAACACGGAAGTACGGAAACGCCTACGAAAATTTGTTTACCACCCAAGACATCGTTGCCGCCAAACCTCCGCTGCGACCAGTGTGGTAAATTGTACCGTCATAAGGCTAATCTCGCGACTCACAAGGCTAAAGTTCACGGCATTGGAGAAGCTCCACCAAAAAGCTCTGTTCACACCTGCAAGCATTGTAAAAAGCAGGTAACATCGTGGAAATCTTTGGTCGAACACCTGAAGTTCATTCACGGAGAAATCATCGACCCGACGCAGATTGCTCTATGTCCATTGTGCCTCAAGAGATTTACTACGGCCGAGGAATTGTCGGGGCATTCCTGCAGCAGGAGAAATCAAGGGGAAATGGATCTTCCTTTCAAGTGCGACTTGtgcgataaagcttattacGACCAAAATGGTTTATATTCTCATTTTTCCGTTCATCCGGAATACCACAACTTTAAATGCGATCAATGCCCGAGCGGATTCTTCAACAAAGTGCGACTTACCATTCACAAAAAGGCATTACACGTATCAAAAGACGATTACCTTGAGTGTAACATCTGTAACATGCGCTACAAAAGCCAACGTGTCTTGAGACGACACCAGAAACTTCACGCCATTCGTGCATACTGTTGTGAATTTTGTGGCAAAAGCTACGAAACTCGTGAAAGACTCGGAGCGCATCAATACAATAAACACGCGATTCAGGACGCGATGCCATACAAATGCTCCTTTCCTCAGTGTGATAAAAGCTTCCTCTACAACTGCCAGCTGAAATCGCACGAGCAATGCCACATGCATAAGAAGAGTCCGCTGTACGCACAGCGGGATCCTGAATGA